From Fundulus heteroclitus isolate FHET01 chromosome 14, MU-UCD_Fhet_4.1, whole genome shotgun sequence, the proteins below share one genomic window:
- the LOC118565895 gene encoding uncharacterized protein LOC118565895, with the protein MVRLVHLGFFYAILAFLLVSSIEGLLLKEQRRNVEANQGLSKGILEMLHIKKVSASHQAKPHPYMRRIYQHLESLETQDFGRSDGILVQSFRSVDGPHRASQGWIWFNISGLNPSMLAAELVLYRKTLHSRPLSVTVTLHSIIASQDNLIETPALQERQLRLDQRPPSGYDVFDASAVLALKPVEVVGFQLRYTDESGSLVLHEALTQNLYSLNRGSLQEPLLVLYEARPVQF; encoded by the exons ATGGTTCGACTGGTGCATTTGGGGTTTTTCTATGCCATCTTGGCCTTCCTTCTGGTGTCTTCTATCGAAGGCTTGTTGCTGAAGGAGCAACGCAGAAATGTAGAGGCGAACCAAGGGCTCAGCAAAGGTATCTTAGAAATGCTACACATCAAGAAAGTGTCGGCGAGTCATCAAGCCAAACCGCATCCTTACATGAGGAGGATCTATCAGCACCTGGAGTCCCTGGAAACTCAAGACTTTGGAAGATCTGATGGAATCCTGGTGCAGAGCTTTCGAAGTGTTGATG GGCCACATCGTGCCTCCCAAGGATGGATCTGGTTCAACATCAGCGGCCTGAATCCGTCCATGCTGGCTGCAGAGTTGGTTCTGTACAGGAAGACCCTCCATTCACGCCCTCTGAGCGTGACTGTGACCCTGCACAGCATCATCGCGTCACAAGACAATCTGATCGAAACCCCTGCCCTCCAGGAGAGGCAGCTGAGACTGGACCAGCGACCCCCCTCCGGGTACGACGTGTTCGACGCGTCGGCTGTTTTGGCTCTGAAGCCTGTGGAGGTGGTGGGCTTCCAGCTGAGGTACACCGATGAAAGCGGGAGTTTGGTCCTCCATGAGGCGCTAACACAGAATCTGTACAGTCTGAACAGAGGATCCCTGCAGGAACCCTTACTGGTGCTTTACGAAGCACGCCCCGTCCAGTTCTAA
- the LOC105938324 gene encoding uncharacterized protein LOC105938324, translating to MVRLVHLGFFYAILAFLLVSSIEGLLLKEQRRNVEANQGLSKGILEMLHIKKVSASHQAKPHPYMRRIYQHLESLETQDFGRSDGILVQSFRSVDGPHHASQGWIWFNISGLNPSMLAAEMVLYRKTLHSRPLSVTVTLHSIIASQDNLIETPALQERQLRLDQRPPSGYDVFDASAVLALKPVEVVGFQLRYTDESGSLVLHEALTQNLYSLNRGSLQEPLLVLYEARPVQF from the exons ATGGTTCGACTGGTGCATTTGGGGTTTTTCTATGCCATCTTGGCCTTCCTTCTGGTGTCTTCTATCGAAGGCTTATTGCTGAAGGAGCAACGCAGAAATGTAGAGGCGAACCAAGGGCTCAGCAAAGGTATCTTAGAAATGCTACACATCAAGAAAGTGTCGGCGAGTCATCAAGCCAAACCGCATCCTTACATGAGGAGGATCTATCAGCACCTGGAGTCCCTGGAAACTCAAGACTTTGGAAGATCTGATGGAATCCTGGTGCAGAGCTTTCGAAGTGTTGATG GGCCACATCATGCCTCCCAAGGATGGATCTGGTTCAACATCAGCGGCCTGAATCCGTCCATGCTGGCTGCAGAGATGGTTCTGTACAGGAAGACCCTCCATTCACGCCCTCTGAGCGTGACTGTGACCCTGCACAGCATCATCGCGTCACAAGACAATCTGATCGAAACCCCTGCCCTCCAGGAGAGGCAGCTGAGACTGGACCAGCGACCCCCCTCCGGGTACGACGTGTTCGACGCGTCGGCTGTTTTGGCTCTGAAGCCTGTGGAGGTGGTGGGCTTCCAGCTGAGGTACACCGATGAAAGCGGGAGTTTGGTCCTCCATGAGGCGCTAACACAGAATCTGTACAGTCTGAACAGAGGCTCCCTGCAGGAACCCTTACTGGTGCTTTACGAAGCACGACCCGTCCAGTTCTAA